A genomic window from Plutella xylostella chromosome 23, ilPluXylo3.1, whole genome shotgun sequence includes:
- the LOC105380961 gene encoding uncharacterized protein LOC105380961 yields the protein MLWSSVFVFVLAFANSFSKTVVPDFITPCEVKDKKCIGEGWTQAVQNLATGSSEINLPILDPLRLEGIDIDIPGTVHLKFNGTLKGLKGCIFDKVGVDFSKGSVSQVLDLRCNITIKGNYNVDVNSSSLFGGIGGNGIEGLIKADGVGKVKLEKLKLKMMLDLNLVRDDDKEVKMVLKDGPVGYKYKIGGPVVFQGNNIYVADQDISALVIGFMNSNWQVVMNVFGGYFFDDAMLRIGDFIREFYKVVPPRALFTDNLDEFYP from the exons ATGTTGTGGTCAAGTGTGTTCGTGTTTGTGTTAGCTTTCGCGAATAGTTTCAGTAAAACCGTTGTCC CCGACTTCATAACGCCATGTGAAGTGAAAGACAAAAAGTGCATAGGCGAGGGTTGGACCCAAGCCGTCCAGAACTTGGCCACAGGAAGCTCTGAGATAAACCTACCCATTCTCGACCCGCTCAGACTTGAAGGAATAGACATAGACATTCCTGGAACTGTCCACCTCAAATTCAATGGAACCCTCAAAGGGTTGAAAGGCTGCATCTTTGATAAAGTTGG TGTGGACTTCAGCAAAGGATCAGTGTCTCAAGTTCTGGACTTGCGTTGCAACATCACCATCAAGGGAAACTACAATGTTGATGTCAACAGCTCATCCCTCTTCGGAGGAATTGGAGGCAACGGCATCGAGGGACTCATCAAGGCTGATGGCGTTGGGAAAGTCaaactag AAAAATTAAAGCTGAAGATGATGTTGGACTTAAACCTCGTTAGGGATGATGATAAAGAGGTGAAAATGGTGCTGAAGGATGGTCCCGTCGGCTACAAGTACAAGATCGGAGGACCCGTCGTGTTTCAAGGAAACAACATCTACGTCGCTGACCAGGACATCA GTGCTCTCGTCATCGGCTTCATGAACTCGAACTGGCAGGTCGTGATGAACGTCTTCGGAGGCTACTTCTTCGACGACGCGATGCTCAGGATCGGAGACTTCATCAGGGAGTTCTACAAAGTGGTACCGCCGCGCGCTCTCTTCACTGACAATCTCGATGAGTTTTACCCTTGA